The Paroceanicella profunda genome segment GAGGTGGTGCTGCCCCGGGTCTGACAGGCGCGGCACGGCTTCCCTTCCGGCGGAATTGGGCGTTCAATCGGCGCCCGCCCGGCCGCGCTGCGGGCCGGAACCGACGCATCTGCCGGAGGGCTGCAATGAAACTCTACTTCTCCCCGACCTCACCCTATGTGCGCAAGGTGATCATCCTCGCGCGCGAGACCGGGCTCGAGCCCCGCATCGAGCGGGTCGCGGTTCAGCCGAGCCCGGTCTCCCGGCCGGCGGATCTCGCCGCGGACGCTCCGCTGGGCAAGGTTCCGGCGCTGGTGACCGAGGACGGCGCCGCCTGCTATGACAGCCGGGTGATCTGCCAGTATCTTGACACACTGCATGACGGCACGCCGCTCATCCCCGCCGCGGCCCCTGCCCGCTTCGACGCCTTGCGCCGCGAGGCGATGGCCGACGGGCTGCTCGACGCCGCCCTGCTCGCGCGCTACGAGATCGCCCTGCGCCCCGAGGCGCTGCGCTGGGAGGCCTGGCTTTCGGGGCAGATGGCCAAGATCACCGGTGTGCTCGACGCCATGGAAGCCGAGGCGGCGACGGCGCCGCAGGACGACCTGGGCGCCATCGCCTGGTTCTGCGCCCTCGGCTATCTCGACTTCCGCTTCGCGGACATGGGGTGGCGCACCGGCCGGCCGACGCTGGCCGCCTGGTGCGCTCTCTTCGCCGAACGCCCCTCCGTGGCCGGCACCGGGCCGGACTGAGCCCGGACGAGACATGCCCCGGGCCCGGGAGGCGCGAACCTCCGGGCCCGGGGCGGTTCAGACCACCGGGCCCGGAAGGGCCCAGGCCATGAGGCCCGGGGAGGGTTTGCGCGACGGGGCCCGGGAGCTGCATGCTCCCGGCCCCGCCGGGTTCAGTCCGCCGCCGCGGGTTCGGGCGCCTCCGGGTGCGGCGCCGGTGCGCGGCCGGGGAAGATCCGCCGCAGGGCCACGTAGAACACCGGGGTGAGGAACAGCCCCACCAATGTCACGCCCAGCATGCCCGAGAACACCGCCGTGCCGAGGGACTGGCGCATTTCCGCGCCCGGCCCGCTGGCGATCATCAGCGGCACCACGCCGAGGATGAAGGCGAAGGCCGTCATCAGGATCGGGCGCAGGCGCAGCCGGCAGGCCTCCACCGCGGCGTCGACCGCGCTCTCCCCGCGGTCCTGCGCCTGCCGGGCGAATTCCACGATCAGGATCGCGTTCTTCGCCGCCAGGCCGATCAGCACGATCAGGCCGATCTGCACCAGGATGTTGTTGTCGAGCCCGCGCAGGCTGACCCCGGTGAGGGCCGCGAGCACTCCCAGCGGCACGATCAGGATGATGGCGACCGGCATCACCCAGCTCTCGTACTGCGCGGCGAGCGCGAGGAACACGAACACCACCGACAGCCCGAAGATGTAGATCGCCGTGTTGCCGGTGTTGCTCTCCTGGTAGGCAAGTTCGGTCCACTGGCTGGTCATGCCGCGCGGCAGGATCTCCGCGGCCACGCCCTCCATCAGCGCCAGCGCATCGCCGGTGGAAACGCCCGGCGCCGGGTTGCCCTGCAGCGGCACGGAGGTGAGCATGTTGTAGCGCTGCACCAGCGTGGGGCCGGTGACATCCTGGATCTCCACCAGCGTGCCGAGCGGCACGAGCGCGCCGCCGGCGGAGCGCACCTTGAGGTTCTCGATATCCTCCCGCGCCACGCGGAAGGCCTGGTCCGCCTGGGCGCGCACCTGGTAGACGCGGCCGAACGCGTTGAAATCGTTCACATAGGAGGAGCCGAGGTTGATCGAGAGCGTCTCGAAGATGTTCGGGATCGGCACGTCGAGGATGCGCGCCTTCTCCCGGTCGATGGCCAGGAACACCTGCGGGCTGGAATCCGAGAACGTGGTGAAGATGCCGCTGAGCCCCTGGACCTGGTTTGCCGCGGCGGCCACTTCCCGTGCCGCGGCCAGCGCGCGGCTCATGTCCGCGCTGTCGCGGTCCTGGATCTGCAGCTTGAAGCCGCCCGAGGTGCCGATGCCGCGGATCGAGGGCGGCGGCAGCGCGATGATGAAGGCCTCGCGCAGGCTCTGCAGCCGGCCGTAGAGATTTCCGATGATGGCATTCGCCGACTGGCCATGCGGCAGCCGCTCCTCGAAGGGCTTGAAGCTGGCGAAGATCACCCCGGCGTTGGAGGCGTTGGTGAAGGTGGCGCCGGAGAACCCGGCAAAGGCGACGGCGCTGGCCACGCCCGGCGTGTCCTCGATGATGCGCGAGGCCTCGCGCACCACCGCGTCGGTGCGCCCCAGCGAGGCGCCGTCCGGCAACTGGACCACCACGATGCCGTAGCCCTGGTCCATCAGCGGAATGAAGCCGCGCGGCACCACGCCGGCCATGTGAACCGTGGCCCAGATGAGCCCGGCGAAGATCGCCACCATCAGCCCCAGCGCGGCGCGGGTGCTCACCAGCCGGCGCACCAGCCACGCATAGCCGTCCGACAAACGCTCGAAGCCGCGGTTGAACCCGTCGGCCGCCGCCTGCCCGGCACGGCCCAGCAGGGTTCCGGGCCGCGCATGGCTGTGCGGCTTGAACAGCCAGGCCGCGAGGGCGGGCGACAGGGTGAGCGAGTTGAAGGCCGAGATGGCGGTGGAGACGGCGATGGTCACCGCGAACTGCAGGTAGAACTGCCCCGAGATGCCCGGGATGAAGGCCGTGGGCAGGAACACCGCGATCAGCACCAGGGAGATGGCGATCACCGCGGCGCCCACTTCCGTCATCGTCCGGTGCGCGGCGGCGTTGGGCGCGAGCCCGAGGGCGATGTTGCGCTCCACGTTCTCCACCACCACGATCGCGTCGTCGACCACGATGCCGATGGCCAGCACCAGCCCGAACAG includes the following:
- a CDS encoding efflux RND transporter permease subunit yields the protein MRFAHFFVDRPIFASVLSIVLMILGSIAYTQLPVAQYPEIAPPTIVVRAQYPGADANTVAATVATPIEQEVNGVEHMLYMSSYSSDDGAMALTITFALGTDLDQAQVLVQNRVSIAQPRLPEEVRRLGVTTTKSSPDLMMVIHMLSPDDTYDQLYVSNYARSRVRDVLMRLEGVGDLTIFGEREYALRIWLDPQKLAAYGMTSGDVVQALREQNVQVSGGALGAPPVDDGSAFQYTVTTQGRFESARDFRYVIVKSAGEGRLIQLQDVARIELGARDYVTNSYLDGKPAVALAIFQRPGTNALAAAEEIEHTIAELAKDFPPGLEYKVVYNPTEFIAESISEVYKTILEAIALVVIVIIVFLQSWRMAIVPIVAIPVSLVGTLAVLYGLGFSLNMLTLFGLVLAIGIVVDDAIVVVENVERNIALGLAPNAAAHRTMTEVGAAVIAISLVLIAVFLPTAFIPGISGQFYLQFAVTIAVSTAISAFNSLTLSPALAAWLFKPHSHARPGTLLGRAGQAAADGFNRGFERLSDGYAWLVRRLVSTRAALGLMVAIFAGLIWATVHMAGVVPRGFIPLMDQGYGIVVVQLPDGASLGRTDAVVREASRIIEDTPGVASAVAFAGFSGATFTNASNAGVIFASFKPFEERLPHGQSANAIIGNLYGRLQSLREAFIIALPPPSIRGIGTSGGFKLQIQDRDSADMSRALAAAREVAAAANQVQGLSGIFTTFSDSSPQVFLAIDREKARILDVPIPNIFETLSINLGSSYVNDFNAFGRVYQVRAQADQAFRVAREDIENLKVRSAGGALVPLGTLVEIQDVTGPTLVQRYNMLTSVPLQGNPAPGVSTGDALALMEGVAAEILPRGMTSQWTELAYQESNTGNTAIYIFGLSVVFVFLALAAQYESWVMPVAIILIVPLGVLAALTGVSLRGLDNNILVQIGLIVLIGLAAKNAILIVEFARQAQDRGESAVDAAVEACRLRLRPILMTAFAFILGVVPLMIASGPGAEMRQSLGTAVFSGMLGVTLVGLFLTPVFYVALRRIFPGRAPAPHPEAPEPAAAD
- a CDS encoding glutathione S-transferase N-terminal domain-containing protein, whose product is MKLYFSPTSPYVRKVIILARETGLEPRIERVAVQPSPVSRPADLAADAPLGKVPALVTEDGAACYDSRVICQYLDTLHDGTPLIPAAAPARFDALRREAMADGLLDAALLARYEIALRPEALRWEAWLSGQMAKITGVLDAMEAEAATAPQDDLGAIAWFCALGYLDFRFADMGWRTGRPTLAAWCALFAERPSVAGTGPD